In the genome of Catalinimonas alkaloidigena, the window GACAAAATCTAAGCAGTCTAATTTATAGTACCGTTGGACTAGACAGACAATTAAATGGGCTTAACACGTTGTGTTAGGCTCATTTGCTTATCCTGTCATTTACTTTCTGAATTCGTTGATCCGCTTTTCCATCCCGCTTTCATCAACGAACTTCCAAAATGTCCACCCATTTTCAGTGGTATGTTCAGGAGCACCTAAATCTATTTTTACAGCATTAGCAGCTGCACTTGGGCTCTCGTAAAGATCACCTTTATAAAAGATCTTTGCAGTTGATGGATTGAAAACAGCGCTAGCCTTGTTTGACTTATAAGAGCAGTATACATTGATATTAGCTGTTTCTTCAAATCTAACCTCCTCATAAAATTCTTCTTTAATCGAATCCTTTGGAACAATCACATGCTTGTTCACAATGTCAAATATTGCACTAGCTCTTAGTTCTACAAAGAAATTGAATTCCTTATCATACTCACCAGTCAGCAATTCACTAGTAATTAAGTGACTTTCTAATGATCGCCCTATATTGGGGTTAACTAGTTGGATCGTTGATAGATATTCTGATGGAGGTTGATCACTTATTCTGATATTCTGGATTTTTGGAACAAGTGTTCTGTTAGCTACACAATCTATTAAATCTCTATCTATTTCATTGGTAAGAGACTTGTTAAGATAACTCTTTGGAAAAATGTGGTGATCCTCGAGAGTTGAATTAAGTGAAAGTTTTGCATCATTATTCCAGTTCAGCAACCCTTTTTTCTCATAGCTTATGATATTCAGTAAACCCTTATAAACTGCATTTGCTTTTTTATCAAATGAATATATATCTTCTACTGATAAGGTTTGAATTTTTGTTAACTTATTAAAGAAGCTTAGGTAAGTTATTTTTTTATCATTGGCAATAATAGTCAACGCGTTAGAATCTTCTATGATACGTTCGTTAGATGAACCTGAGTATCTCAATGAAAAAATTGAATTCCAATACCAAAAATCAATAAATCGCTTTTGCTTTGAACTCATAAAATGATAATCTCCTCCTATTTCATTAACAAAGTTTATTAAGGGAATCATCATATTGTCATAGGGAATCCAATCCTGAGATATGATATAGTGGTTATCATATAAATAATCTAATGTCCTCTTGTAACTCAAGCATATTTTATCCCACCACTCCTTAAAATCCTCTGCATTAAGAGAGGTGAGAATATAATTTCTGTTTATCTCTTTAGGAGAACTTTTTCTATAAGCAATGGCACGAACAATTATTTCCGGAATTAGATTGTAGTTTTGATGCTTTTGCTCAAACTCTTTTATCTTTTCTTTTAGGTTGAAATTGCCAGTATAGAGCTTTGCAGCTAGTATATCAATGAAATTTAGCTGAACCCCTCGCGTGTTACTTCTTTCAAAAAACACTACAAACTTCTCAAGATTCATATCCAGTAAATAGAAAGAAAGAAGCTTCTCAGACTTAAATAAGTCGGCAATCTTTTTTTTTAAATTCCTAAATTTTTTGAATTCTCCTTTAAAGTCAAACCCCGCTGTACTACTATAATTTTTGTAATAAGTAGAAGTGAAGAAAAATTTCTCCTTTACATCGTCTTCATCATAATCATTTTGCTCAATCTCCCAAACATCAGATAAGCGAATTGAAAGTCTTTCTGAACTTTGTTCCCCTGTAATCTCTTCAAGCAGTTCTTCTAGTTTCGCACTTTCAAAAGATGGGCTTTCTATCTCATCTTCACTTTTTGCTATGAACCAAATTTCATCTGTTCCCTTTAATGCTCTATATATTGAAGTTGATCTTTGTTGACCATCTAGTATCAATCTGAAATTTCCCCCTGTCTTATTGATTTTTTCTATTTCAGACTTCGTTACAGTCTTAATTTCTAATGAAGGCCTCTTCCTGCCTTTCGTTATCTTTCTTCGGTTATCTATCTCCCTTACTGCAATATCAAATGAAGGTATTCCATAAATAATTGCTCCTATAAATATATCTTTGATCAAGGAGTCGAATAAATCGTATGTTTTTGATACTTCCCATACAAAATCTCTTTGAAATTCTGGTAAAAATATCTTCTTAGCATCTATATCTTCAATAAGGTTCTTAATTGATTGTGTTTGCTCCATTAGATATTTGGTGGTTACGATCAGAAAAGTAGGTATTATTAATATTTTCACAAAACGATGTATCTATCTAGTACAAATTATAATAGCCTAGACTAAATAGACTTTATTTTTTACTTAGGATTTCGTGGGCTTTTGTATTAATAGCAAAGCCATTCTAAGCAGCGATTAAAGGTAAAGGGTGGTACACTTCGCAAGCAATTCAGAGGCATACAACTCTATTTTTACCTATATTTTCATCGCTTGTTCTCACGATTATAG includes:
- a CDS encoding DUF262 domain-containing protein → MEQTQSIKNLIEDIDAKKIFLPEFQRDFVWEVSKTYDLFDSLIKDIFIGAIIYGIPSFDIAVREIDNRRKITKGRKRPSLEIKTVTKSEIEKINKTGGNFRLILDGQQRSTSIYRALKGTDEIWFIAKSEDEIESPSFESAKLEELLEEITGEQSSERLSIRLSDVWEIEQNDYDEDDVKEKFFFTSTYYKNYSSTAGFDFKGEFKKFRNLKKKIADLFKSEKLLSFYLLDMNLEKFVVFFERSNTRGVQLNFIDILAAKLYTGNFNLKEKIKEFEQKHQNYNLIPEIIVRAIAYRKSSPKEINRNYILTSLNAEDFKEWWDKICLSYKRTLDYLYDNHYIISQDWIPYDNMMIPLINFVNEIGGDYHFMSSKQKRFIDFWYWNSIFSLRYSGSSNERIIEDSNALTIIANDKKITYLSFFNKLTKIQTLSVEDIYSFDKKANAVYKGLLNIISYEKKGLLNWNNDAKLSLNSTLEDHHIFPKSYLNKSLTNEIDRDLIDCVANRTLVPKIQNIRISDQPPSEYLSTIQLVNPNIGRSLESHLITSELLTGEYDKEFNFFVELRASAIFDIVNKHVIVPKDSIKEEFYEEVRFEETANINVYCSYKSNKASAVFNPSTAKIFYKGDLYESPSAAANAVKIDLGAPEHTTENGWTFWKFVDESGMEKRINEFRK